A DNA window from Pseudodesulfovibrio thermohalotolerans contains the following coding sequences:
- a CDS encoding 4Fe-4S dicluster domain-containing protein gives MNGAVRETWSPASEADQMVLKELRETVGACMQCGTCTASCPNWHAMDITPRAMWRMIQFGMLDRILESKTFWMCSACYMCTLRCPRGLKLTSAMAGLKRLAGVEGSRSARRNQAFYAAFMDDVEAHGRVQETSMMQRYFIKSRDPMLPLSFLPLGVRMIGKGKVHLPGKGRGDVLRPMFAKAREMEGLS, from the coding sequence ATGAACGGAGCAGTCAGGGAGACGTGGAGCCCGGCGTCGGAGGCCGATCAGATGGTGCTCAAGGAGCTCAGGGAAACCGTGGGTGCGTGTATGCAGTGCGGCACCTGCACGGCCTCCTGCCCCAATTGGCACGCCATGGACATCACCCCCCGGGCCATGTGGCGGATGATTCAGTTCGGAATGCTCGACCGGATACTCGAAAGCAAGACCTTCTGGATGTGCTCGGCCTGCTACATGTGCACGCTGCGCTGTCCGCGCGGCCTCAAGCTGACCTCGGCCATGGCCGGTCTGAAGCGGCTGGCCGGAGTCGAGGGAAGCCGGTCCGCCCGGCGGAACCAGGCCTTCTACGCGGCCTTCATGGACGACGTGGAGGCCCACGGCCGGGTGCAGGAGACGAGCATGATGCAGCGGTACTTCATCAAGAGCCGCGATCCCATGCTGCCGCTCTCCTTCCTTCCCTTGGGCGTGCGCATGATCGGCAAGGGCAAGGTGCACCTGCCCGGCAAGGGGCGGGGGGACGTGCTCAGGCCCATGTTCGCAAAGGCCCGTGAAATGGAGGGGCTGTCATGA
- a CDS encoding universal stress protein: MFKDIIVGVTPTGIDACAVKAAVEFAVKFESKLYLAHVAGMAQGWGSIEHLAPSGETDQLSGKIREMYEEHLGTIPSAQIVVVPGIPHNELLRLARQKNTDLIVMGPHTKEYEERRSKMWGMAGSTLERVSQRARCPVMIVHEDVECKEPLFENIVVATDFSDQAECAVSYGGQMARQYKANLVVMHVSEPGGPGQGECVNRLETEYGKRLDGIPNCSFKADMGEPAMEILRTARQGGADLLIMAHHSKERDPEKAFLGSTVTQVALNAPCPTMSVNRHFDLRCGLMYDQAGAVVEAEAMV, encoded by the coding sequence ATGTTCAAGGACATTATCGTGGGCGTCACGCCCACCGGCATTGATGCCTGTGCGGTCAAGGCGGCGGTCGAATTTGCCGTCAAGTTCGAGTCCAAGCTCTATCTGGCCCATGTGGCCGGGATGGCGCAGGGCTGGGGCTCTATCGAGCACCTCGCGCCTTCGGGCGAAACCGATCAGCTCAGCGGCAAGATTCGTGAAATGTACGAGGAACACCTGGGAACCATCCCGAGTGCGCAGATCGTGGTCGTGCCGGGCATCCCGCACAACGAGCTGCTGCGTCTGGCGCGGCAGAAGAATACGGACCTCATCGTCATGGGGCCGCATACCAAGGAATACGAGGAGCGCCGTTCAAAGATGTGGGGCATGGCGGGCAGCACTCTTGAGCGCGTCAGCCAGCGCGCCCGGTGCCCGGTCATGATCGTGCACGAGGATGTGGAGTGCAAGGAGCCGCTGTTCGAGAACATCGTGGTCGCCACGGATTTCTCGGATCAGGCCGAATGCGCCGTGTCCTACGGCGGTCAGATGGCCCGTCAGTACAAGGCCAATCTGGTGGTCATGCACGTCAGCGAGCCCGGCGGGCCGGGCCAGGGCGAATGCGTGAACCGTCTGGAGACCGAGTACGGCAAGCGGCTGGACGGCATCCCCAACTGTTCCTTCAAGGCGGACATGGGCGAGCCTGCCATGGAGATTCTGCGCACGGCCCGGCAGGGCGGCGCGGACTTGCTCATCATGGCTCACCATTCCAAGGAGCGCGACCCCGAGAAGGCGTTCCTGGGCTCCACCGTGACCCAGGTGGCCCTTAACGCGCCGTGTCCGACCATGAGCGTCAACCGGCACTTCGACCTGCGCTGCGGTCTCATGTACGACCAGGCCGGCGCGGTGGTCGAGGCCGAGGCCATGGTCTGA
- a CDS encoding CoB--CoM heterodisulfide reductase iron-sulfur subunit B family protein, protein MKYAYYPGCSLTESACEFDVSTRLVMERLGCELIEIPDWTCCGASAAEPVSRLMNYALPARNLAIVEQEMDGLDVLAPCSACYLNLLKVNREVVGDRRLHGRVNEVLAASGLHYRGEVLVRHLLDVLKNDVGAKIVEQKITDGLQGMKVAPYYGCQILRPYPVFDDPGRPVSMEPFIEAMGGEVYRFDMSNRCCGASLMMGHPEVAIRSVAEILNDAAGADAIVTVCPLCQMNLEAYQAKARKAGGQSVPVLYLTQLLGLAMGLDEKDVQLAANLTMTPAVRRGIADRAWAVPAPGDEDETAGLNG, encoded by the coding sequence ATGAAGTACGCATATTATCCCGGATGCTCGCTGACGGAGAGCGCCTGCGAGTTCGACGTTTCCACTCGTCTGGTCATGGAGCGGCTCGGCTGCGAGCTTATCGAGATTCCGGATTGGACCTGCTGCGGGGCGAGCGCGGCCGAGCCTGTCAGCAGGCTCATGAACTACGCCCTGCCCGCCCGCAACCTGGCCATCGTGGAGCAGGAGATGGACGGGCTGGACGTGCTCGCACCGTGCTCGGCCTGTTACCTCAACCTGTTGAAGGTCAACCGCGAGGTGGTCGGCGACCGCCGTCTGCATGGCCGGGTCAACGAGGTCCTGGCCGCCTCGGGCCTGCACTACCGGGGCGAGGTCCTGGTGCGCCATCTCCTCGATGTGCTCAAGAATGACGTGGGGGCCAAGATCGTGGAGCAGAAGATCACCGACGGGCTTCAGGGCATGAAGGTCGCGCCCTATTACGGGTGCCAGATACTGCGGCCCTATCCGGTTTTCGACGATCCGGGCAGGCCGGTTTCCATGGAGCCGTTCATCGAGGCCATGGGCGGCGAGGTCTACCGTTTCGACATGTCCAACAGGTGTTGCGGGGCCTCGCTGATGATGGGCCATCCCGAGGTGGCCATCCGGTCCGTGGCCGAGATTTTGAACGACGCGGCCGGAGCGGACGCCATCGTCACGGTGTGTCCCCTGTGCCAGATGAACCTGGAGGCCTATCAGGCCAAGGCGCGCAAGGCGGGCGGGCAGTCCGTGCCGGTGCTCTACCTGACCCAGCTTCTGGGGCTGGCCATGGGGCTGGACGAAAAGGACGTGCAACTGGCCGCCAATCTGACCATGACCCCGGCGGTCAGGCGGGGGATTGCAGACAGGGCGTGGGCCGTGCCCGCGCCCGGAGACGAGGACGAAACAGCGGGTTTGAACGGATAA
- a CDS encoding (Fe-S)-binding protein — protein MGEAAELLIEPKRSALVDKVKELLPEGGNLNMCLACGACSSGCPATGMHDMDPRRFLRLALYGQEEEIRSTPWVWLCTMCRRCVHACPMEVDIPQLVYYCRQSWPREERPKGILGSCEQALSTPGNSAMGASSEDFKFVVEDVLEEVRETQPGMENLEVSIDRKGAYYFLNQNSREPVTEPDEMVPLWKILNLVGADWTYSTKGWAAENYCMFLADDDSWEKVVRNKAKAVEDLECKVWLNTEUGHEFYAVRAGLQKYNVEHSFEMESIIRLYAKWIREGKLPVNSDWNKDLGVTFTVQDPCQLVRKSLRDPVAEDLRFVVKSVVGEENFIDMWPNKSNNYCCGGGGGFLQSGFAEERRAYGKIKLEQILRTKADYCIAPCHNCHSQIHDLSEHYEAGFPVVHLWTLICLSLGILGENEREYLGEDLKNVGL, from the coding sequence ATGGGCGAAGCTGCGGAACTGCTGATCGAGCCGAAGCGGTCGGCGTTGGTGGATAAGGTCAAGGAACTGTTGCCCGAGGGCGGCAATCTGAACATGTGCCTGGCCTGCGGTGCCTGCTCCTCGGGCTGCCCGGCCACGGGGATGCACGACATGGACCCGCGCAGGTTCCTGCGCCTGGCCCTCTACGGCCAGGAGGAGGAAATCCGGTCCACGCCGTGGGTCTGGCTGTGCACCATGTGCCGGCGGTGCGTCCACGCCTGTCCCATGGAGGTGGATATCCCGCAGTTGGTCTACTACTGCCGCCAGTCCTGGCCCCGCGAGGAGCGTCCCAAGGGGATTCTCGGGTCCTGCGAGCAGGCCCTGTCCACGCCGGGCAACAGCGCCATGGGCGCGTCCAGCGAGGACTTCAAGTTCGTGGTCGAGGATGTCCTCGAAGAGGTCCGCGAGACCCAGCCGGGCATGGAGAACCTGGAGGTGTCCATCGACAGGAAGGGGGCCTATTACTTCCTTAACCAGAATTCGCGCGAGCCGGTAACCGAGCCGGATGAGATGGTCCCGCTGTGGAAGATACTCAATCTTGTCGGCGCGGACTGGACCTACTCCACCAAGGGGTGGGCCGCCGAGAACTACTGCATGTTCCTGGCCGACGACGATTCGTGGGAGAAGGTGGTCCGGAACAAGGCCAAGGCGGTGGAGGACCTGGAGTGCAAAGTCTGGCTCAATACGGAGTGAGGACACGAATTCTACGCGGTCCGGGCCGGACTGCAAAAATACAACGTTGAGCACAGCTTCGAGATGGAGTCCATCATTCGTCTGTACGCGAAGTGGATTCGCGAGGGCAAGCTGCCGGTCAATTCCGACTGGAACAAGGACCTGGGCGTGACCTTCACGGTTCAGGACCCCTGCCAATTGGTCCGCAAGTCCCTGCGCGACCCGGTGGCCGAGGACCTGCGCTTCGTGGTCAAGTCCGTGGTGGGTGAGGAGAACTTCATCGACATGTGGCCCAACAAGTCAAACAACTATTGCTGCGGCGGCGGGGGCGGATTCCTGCAATCCGGCTTCGCGGAGGAGCGGCGGGCCTACGGCAAGATCAAGCTGGAGCAGATTCTCAGGACCAAGGCCGACTACTGCATCGCGCCGTGCCACAACTGCCACTCCCAGATCCATGATCTGAGCGAACACTACGAGGCCGGGTTCCCGGTGGTCCACCTGTGGACGCTCATCTGCCTCTCTCTCGGCATCCTCGGCGAGAACGAGCGCGAGTATCTGGGCGAGGATCTCAAGAACGTGGGGCTCTGA
- a CDS encoding 4Fe-4S binding protein, whose amino-acid sequence MRKQYGALVVGAGIGGIRAALDLAVTGHKVALIDRRPSHGGILSQLDHQFPTDHCGMCRMLPLMARDSSSQYCLRKGLFHDNIDIMLSTEVEDLEGEPGKFLISLRRKSTLIDPTKCISCGKCSEVCPVRVPSEFNAGLTERTAVYLPVPHAIPNHYVLDLDNCIRCWKCHEACPTGAIDFKFEERKDFHILVADADSGLRAMMEEELKEQNFPLHFAGTGRDAVDRLASDEPVGLLLLGMNLEDMDAERVLTRARELRPDLPVVVLAEPENVEQAAELVVQGAREHLVKPLAGKTFVPWLDKLYVRILSDNVEKLEVGAVVLAGGFDCYNPTMDPEGGEDIWAYNHPGVLTAVEFERLLSGTGPTGGKLLRPGDGKPVERIAWLQCVGSRDVHKNADFCSGVCCMFSIKEALLAKKATGGEVETSIFYMDMRTSGKEYQRYRIGAEKEYGVRFVRSRPHTVLPADEGGGLRLEYLTDSGKLVSEDFDMVVLAVGARPPNGTDKFALTMDVDLNEWGFVDTQPYRPERTSRVGVFAAGACGEPRDISESVIQAGAAAQAASRIIKAYDVLAGIEVEHEPEYPDVSRDPARTLVTICTSCPTLEQAVDLDGLAERMQRVHSVCKVMRVGSACTPQGWKDIEDAAMEFKPNRILIGACMPYAYIPRLKELGRTIGLNPALMDVVDIYTPTVGEASEGGTERKIYASLSTAVARLQGADPSGPAVTVDVIRSALVVGGGLAGMTAAMAIADQGYGVCLVESEEELGGTAMRLHTQLDGSDPRAYMEELIAQVEKHPNIKVFKDSRVVLSRGNAGHFRSAIASPRGVFPLEHGVTILATGGHEAKVYESGLCVHKSVMTHLTLEEQLATGQLDAKALSSVVMIQCWRNGGEDRTYCSKVCCPEMLKNVLALKERNPDLPIYVFYRDIMAQGFLETYYTKARQAGVIFIRYDDLTSPQVTFEDGRPVVRGFDPVLRGQVELRPDILSLASGVEPNDVEDLLEVFEVEIDEDGFYREADFKWRPMDFLKQGIYMCGIAHSPRRMPETVASAKAAAQRSLRILNAEKIPRETVVASVRHSLCSLCQACVSACPYGARSLDITEEKIIVDEILCQGCGACAAVCPNSATVLKGFHDGPMLSVIDAALEEPA is encoded by the coding sequence ATGAGAAAGCAATACGGCGCATTGGTGGTCGGAGCCGGGATCGGCGGAATCCGCGCGGCCCTGGACCTGGCCGTCACCGGGCATAAAGTGGCCCTCATAGACCGAAGACCGAGTCACGGCGGGATTCTCAGCCAACTGGACCATCAGTTTCCGACGGATCACTGCGGCATGTGCCGCATGTTGCCGCTGATGGCGCGGGATTCCTCCAGCCAGTACTGTCTGCGCAAGGGGCTCTTTCACGACAATATCGACATCATGCTCTCCACCGAGGTGGAGGATCTGGAAGGCGAGCCGGGCAAGTTCCTGATCTCCCTTCGGCGCAAGTCCACGCTCATCGATCCGACCAAGTGCATCAGTTGCGGCAAGTGCTCCGAGGTTTGCCCCGTGCGCGTGCCCAGCGAGTTCAACGCCGGGCTGACCGAGCGCACGGCGGTCTATCTGCCCGTGCCGCACGCCATCCCCAACCACTATGTCCTCGACCTGGACAACTGCATCCGCTGTTGGAAGTGTCATGAGGCCTGTCCCACCGGCGCCATCGACTTCAAGTTCGAGGAGCGCAAGGACTTCCACATTCTGGTGGCCGACGCGGATTCCGGCCTTCGGGCCATGATGGAGGAGGAGCTCAAGGAGCAGAACTTCCCGCTGCATTTCGCCGGGACCGGCCGCGATGCCGTGGACCGGCTCGCCTCCGACGAGCCGGTGGGGCTGCTTCTGCTGGGCATGAACCTGGAAGACATGGACGCCGAGAGGGTGCTGACTCGGGCCAGGGAATTGCGGCCCGATCTGCCTGTGGTCGTTCTGGCCGAACCGGAAAACGTGGAGCAGGCCGCCGAACTGGTGGTGCAGGGCGCGCGCGAGCATCTGGTCAAGCCGCTCGCGGGCAAGACGTTCGTGCCGTGGCTGGACAAGCTCTACGTGCGCATTCTGTCCGACAACGTGGAGAAGCTGGAGGTCGGGGCCGTGGTCCTGGCCGGGGGCTTCGACTGCTACAACCCGACCATGGACCCCGAGGGCGGAGAGGACATCTGGGCCTATAACCATCCGGGCGTGCTGACTGCCGTGGAATTCGAGCGGCTGCTTTCCGGCACCGGACCGACCGGCGGCAAGCTGCTCCGGCCCGGGGACGGAAAGCCGGTGGAGCGTATCGCCTGGCTGCAATGCGTGGGCTCGCGCGACGTGCACAAGAACGCGGATTTCTGTTCCGGCGTGTGCTGCATGTTTTCCATCAAGGAGGCCCTGCTGGCCAAGAAGGCCACGGGCGGCGAGGTGGAGACCTCCATCTTCTATATGGATATGCGTACCTCGGGCAAGGAGTACCAGCGGTACAGGATCGGGGCGGAAAAGGAATACGGCGTGCGCTTTGTGCGCAGCCGCCCGCACACTGTCCTGCCCGCCGACGAGGGCGGGGGCCTCAGGCTCGAATACCTGACGGATTCCGGAAAGCTGGTCTCCGAGGACTTCGACATGGTCGTCCTGGCCGTGGGGGCGCGGCCGCCGAACGGGACCGACAAGTTCGCCCTGACCATGGACGTGGACCTGAACGAGTGGGGTTTCGTGGACACCCAACCCTACCGGCCCGAGCGGACCAGCCGGGTGGGGGTGTTCGCGGCCGGAGCCTGCGGCGAACCGCGGGACATCTCCGAGTCGGTCATTCAGGCCGGGGCCGCGGCCCAGGCCGCATCGAGAATCATCAAGGCGTATGACGTCCTGGCCGGGATCGAGGTCGAGCACGAGCCGGAATATCCCGACGTGTCCAGGGACCCGGCGCGGACCCTGGTGACCATCTGCACCTCCTGTCCGACCCTGGAGCAGGCCGTGGACCTTGACGGGCTCGCCGAGCGTATGCAGCGGGTCCACTCGGTCTGCAAGGTCATGCGGGTGGGCAGCGCCTGCACTCCGCAGGGATGGAAGGACATCGAGGACGCGGCCATGGAGTTCAAGCCCAACCGCATCCTGATCGGGGCGTGTATGCCGTACGCATACATTCCCAGGCTCAAGGAGCTGGGGCGGACCATCGGCCTCAACCCCGCGCTCATGGACGTGGTGGACATCTACACGCCCACGGTGGGCGAAGCGAGCGAGGGCGGAACCGAGCGCAAGATATACGCCTCTCTGTCCACGGCCGTTGCCCGGTTGCAGGGCGCTGACCCGTCCGGTCCGGCCGTGACCGTGGACGTGATCCGCTCGGCCCTGGTGGTCGGCGGCGGCCTGGCGGGCATGACCGCGGCCATGGCCATCGCGGACCAGGGCTACGGGGTCTGTCTGGTGGAGAGCGAGGAGGAGCTGGGCGGCACGGCCATGCGGCTGCACACCCAGTTGGACGGCTCCGACCCGCGCGCCTACATGGAAGAGCTTATCGCCCAGGTGGAGAAGCATCCGAACATCAAGGTGTTCAAGGACTCCCGGGTGGTCCTGTCGCGCGGCAACGCGGGGCACTTCCGGTCGGCCATTGCCAGCCCCCGGGGCGTCTTTCCCCTGGAGCACGGCGTGACCATCCTGGCCACCGGCGGGCACGAGGCCAAGGTCTACGAGTCCGGGCTGTGCGTGCACAAGTCGGTCATGACCCATCTGACTTTGGAAGAGCAGCTCGCCACCGGCCAGCTCGACGCCAAGGCCCTTTCCTCCGTGGTCATGATCCAGTGCTGGCGCAACGGCGGCGAGGACCGGACCTATTGCAGCAAGGTCTGCTGCCCCGAGATGCTCAAGAACGTGCTCGCCCTCAAGGAACGCAACCCGGACCTGCCCATCTATGTCTTCTACCGGGACATCATGGCCCAGGGGTTCCTGGAGACCTACTACACCAAGGCGCGCCAGGCCGGGGTCATCTTCATCCGCTACGACGACCTGACCTCGCCCCAGGTGACCTTCGAGGACGGCCGGCCCGTGGTCCGGGGATTCGATCCCGTTCTGCGCGGCCAGGTCGAGCTGCGGCCGGACATCCTGTCCCTGGCCAGCGGCGTCGAGCCCAACGACGTGGAGGATTTGCTGGAAGTCTTCGAAGTGGAGATCGACGAGGACGGCTTCTACCGCGAGGCGGACTTCAAGTGGCGGCCCATGGATTTCCTCAAGCAGGGCATCTACATGTGCGGCATCGCCCATTCGCCCCGACGTATGCCGGAGACCGTCGCCTCGGCCAAGGCCGCGGCCCAGCGGTCCCTGCGCATCCTCAATGCCGAAAAGATTCCGCGCGAGACCGTGGTGGCCTCGGTGCGTCACTCCCTGTGCTCCCTGTGCCAGGCCTGCGTGAGCGCCTGTCCTTACGGGGCCAGGAGCCTGGACATCACCGAAGAGAAGATCATCGTGGACGAGATCCTCTGCCAGGGGTGCGGCGCGTGCGCCGCGGTCTGCCCCAACAGCGCCACCGTGCTCAAGGGGTTCCACGACGGACCCATGCTGTCCGTCATCGACGCGGCCCTGGAGGAACCGGCCTAG
- a CDS encoding hydrogenase iron-sulfur subunit, giving the protein MSHEFEPTILAFVCNWCTFTAADLAGTSRMIQQPNLRMVRMMCTGMVDPKYIVKSLLSGADGVLVSGCHPGDCHYINGNYKARRRVKLLNEILPQFGIEKERVKLTWVGASEGNEFAATVNNFINEIRELGPMEARSMAVI; this is encoded by the coding sequence ATGAGTCATGAGTTCGAACCGACCATTCTGGCCTTTGTCTGCAACTGGTGCACCTTCACGGCCGCCGATCTGGCCGGGACTTCGCGGATGATCCAGCAGCCCAACCTGCGCATGGTGCGCATGATGTGCACCGGCATGGTGGACCCCAAGTACATCGTCAAATCCCTGCTTTCCGGGGCGGACGGCGTGCTCGTCTCGGGCTGCCACCCCGGCGACTGCCACTACATCAACGGCAACTACAAGGCCCGGCGGCGGGTCAAGCTGCTCAACGAAATCCTGCCCCAGTTCGGCATTGAGAAGGAACGGGTCAAGCTGACCTGGGTGGGAGCGAGCGAGGGCAACGAATTCGCCGCGACGGTCAACAACTTCATTAACGAAATCAGAGAGCTCGGTCCCATGGAAGCGCGTTCCATGGCCGTGATCTAG
- a CDS encoding Coenzyme F420 hydrogenase/dehydrogenase, beta subunit C-terminal domain has product MATTAKIMIDGGNPIAAVQDFLRGLMENESIGGVLVPMHLFGKGIPMPTLVTDPKQLSGADPLAPAFPMNSAKLLARLTRGQSGERIAAVMRPCEIRAFVELVKLNQGSLDDVILVGLDCMGAFDNTGYKAFREDRDPFETTQDFLGRIGNGGADIAQACKACEYPAPENADLVLGLAGADLAGHIPVMASSPRGESLLNGLGLPEAESANGRDKALAAMIETRTANRDEMFERTRAVTGTLTDLSEYLASCVNCYNCRVACPVCYCKECVFNTDVFEHKPWQYMGWAKRKGSLKMPTDTVFYHLTRMAHMSMACVGCGQCSNACPNDIPVMELFRTVAARTQESFDYVPGRSLDEPPPLSVFKEDEFQDAVSHMA; this is encoded by the coding sequence ATGGCGACCACGGCTAAGATTATGATCGACGGGGGCAACCCGATCGCCGCAGTGCAGGACTTCCTGCGCGGGCTGATGGAAAACGAGAGTATCGGCGGGGTGCTGGTGCCCATGCATCTGTTCGGCAAGGGTATCCCCATGCCGACGCTGGTTACGGACCCCAAGCAGCTTTCCGGGGCCGATCCGCTGGCTCCGGCTTTTCCCATGAACAGCGCGAAGCTGTTGGCCCGGCTCACCAGGGGGCAGTCGGGCGAGCGTATCGCGGCGGTCATGCGGCCCTGCGAGATTCGGGCCTTCGTTGAGCTGGTCAAGCTCAACCAGGGCAGCCTGGACGACGTCATTCTGGTCGGCCTGGACTGTATGGGGGCTTTCGACAACACCGGCTACAAGGCGTTCAGAGAGGACCGCGACCCGTTCGAGACCACCCAGGACTTTCTTGGCCGGATCGGCAACGGCGGGGCGGACATCGCCCAAGCCTGCAAGGCGTGCGAATATCCGGCGCCGGAGAATGCGGACCTGGTGCTGGGGCTGGCCGGGGCGGACCTGGCCGGGCACATCCCGGTCATGGCCTCCAGCCCGCGCGGCGAGTCCCTGCTCAACGGCCTGGGGCTGCCCGAGGCGGAATCGGCCAACGGCCGCGACAAGGCGCTCGCGGCCATGATCGAGACGCGCACGGCCAACCGGGACGAGATGTTCGAGCGGACCCGCGCCGTCACCGGCACGTTGACCGACCTGTCCGAGTACCTGGCTTCCTGCGTCAATTGCTACAATTGCCGTGTGGCCTGTCCCGTCTGCTACTGCAAGGAGTGCGTCTTCAACACCGACGTGTTCGAGCACAAGCCGTGGCAGTACATGGGCTGGGCCAAGCGCAAGGGCTCGCTCAAGATGCCCACGGACACGGTCTTCTACCATCTGACGCGCATGGCGCACATGTCCATGGCCTGCGTCGGCTGCGGCCAGTGCTCCAACGCCTGCCCCAACGACATTCCGGTCATGGAGCTGTTCCGCACCGTGGCCGCGCGCACCCAGGAGAGCTTCGACTACGTGCCGGGACGCAGCCTGGACGAGCCGCCGCCGCTGTCGGTGTTCAAGGAAGACGAGTTCCAGGACGCGGTTTCCCACATGGCCTGA
- a CDS encoding CoB--CoM heterodisulfide reductase iron-sulfur subunit A family protein, with the protein MSRKIGVYVCHCGSNIAGKVDCREVAEFAGGLKDVAVARDYQFMCSDPGQEMIIRDIREYGLDRVVVASCSPRLHEKTFQQACARAGLNPYLMQHCCIREHCSWTTADPVEATVKARHIVEAAVERVADHQKLYSREVAVLPDVMVVGAGIAGIQAALDIAKSGHKVHLVEKSPSIGGHMAQFDKTFPTLDCAACISTPKMVAVSQEPNINLMTWSEVEEVTGFVGNYTVTVMHKPRYVHEDVCTGCGACLEKCPTKAISEFNEGLGVRKAIYRNSPQAVPNTPVIDGTVCKKITKDKCGVCQKICPTGAIDYDMKETREVFHVGSIVLATGYDAMDPTPLREYGFGKYDEVYTALQFERLNNAVGPTEGRIVMKNGEKPESVAIIHCVGSRDRNYHEYCSRTCCMYALKYDHLIKDKVGHDTKVYNFYIDMRCFGKGYEEFYRRVQEEGVTFIRGRPAEIVEEDGKLVVVGEDTLLGVNVRLPVDMVILCTAMEPRPDAVEVARVFGIAQGQDGFFLEEHPKLGPVSTATDGVFLAGTCQGPKDIPDAVSHASGGAAQALALAAKGTVSISPTTSWINPDVCVGCRVCVGLCAYSAIEFDERRNVAVINEAMCKGCGSCAGYCPSGAAQIKHFNETQIFNEIDGLLGMVPGWLPPEAGGAQPVEIPVERAARPEEARHES; encoded by the coding sequence ATGTCCAGAAAGATCGGTGTCTATGTCTGTCACTGCGGGTCCAATATCGCGGGCAAGGTCGATTGCCGGGAGGTGGCCGAGTTTGCGGGCGGCCTCAAGGATGTGGCCGTGGCCCGGGATTATCAGTTCATGTGTTCGGACCCGGGGCAGGAGATGATTATCAGGGACATCCGGGAGTACGGCCTCGACCGGGTCGTGGTCGCTTCCTGTTCGCCCAGGCTGCACGAGAAGACTTTCCAGCAGGCGTGCGCCAGGGCCGGGCTCAATCCGTACCTCATGCAGCACTGCTGCATCCGCGAACATTGCTCCTGGACCACGGCGGACCCGGTGGAGGCCACGGTCAAGGCGCGGCATATCGTCGAGGCGGCGGTGGAGCGGGTGGCCGACCACCAGAAGCTCTATTCCCGCGAGGTGGCGGTCCTGCCCGACGTCATGGTGGTGGGCGCGGGCATCGCGGGCATCCAGGCCGCCCTGGATATCGCCAAGTCCGGCCACAAGGTTCATCTGGTGGAGAAGAGCCCGTCCATCGGCGGGCACATGGCCCAGTTCGACAAGACGTTCCCCACCCTGGACTGCGCGGCCTGTATCTCCACGCCCAAAATGGTGGCCGTGAGCCAGGAGCCGAACATCAACCTGATGACCTGGTCCGAGGTGGAGGAAGTCACCGGGTTCGTGGGCAACTACACGGTCACGGTCATGCATAAGCCGCGCTATGTCCATGAGGACGTCTGTACCGGCTGCGGCGCGTGCCTGGAGAAGTGCCCGACCAAGGCTATCAGCGAATTCAACGAGGGGCTGGGTGTCCGCAAGGCCATCTACCGCAATTCCCCGCAGGCCGTGCCCAACACCCCGGTCATCGACGGGACGGTGTGCAAGAAGATCACCAAGGACAAGTGCGGCGTCTGCCAGAAGATATGCCCTACCGGGGCCATCGATTACGACATGAAGGAGACCCGCGAAGTCTTCCACGTCGGCTCCATCGTCCTGGCCACCGGCTATGACGCCATGGACCCGACCCCGCTCAGGGAATACGGGTTCGGCAAGTACGACGAGGTCTACACCGCCCTTCAGTTCGAGCGGCTGAACAACGCGGTCGGTCCCACCGAAGGACGCATCGTCATGAAGAACGGCGAGAAGCCGGAAAGCGTGGCCATCATCCATTGCGTAGGCAGCCGCGACAGGAACTACCACGAATACTGCTCGCGGACCTGCTGCATGTACGCGCTCAAGTACGACCACCTCATCAAGGACAAGGTCGGCCACGACACCAAGGTCTACAATTTCTACATCGACATGCGCTGTTTCGGTAAGGGGTACGAGGAATTCTACCGCCGGGTCCAGGAAGAGGGCGTGACCTTCATCCGGGGCAGGCCCGCCGAGATAGTGGAGGAGGACGGCAAGCTCGTGGTGGTGGGCGAGGACACCCTGCTCGGGGTGAACGTGCGCCTGCCCGTGGACATGGTCATCCTGTGCACGGCCATGGAGCCGAGGCCGGACGCCGTCGAGGTGGCGCGCGTCTTCGGCATCGCCCAGGGCCAGGACGGCTTCTTCCTCGAAGAGCACCCCAAGCTCGGGCCGGTCTCCACTGCCACGGACGGCGTCTTCCTCGCCGGGACCTGCCAGGGACCCAAGGACATTCCGGACGCGGTTTCTCACGCCTCGGGCGGAGCGGCCCAGGCTTTGGCCCTGGCGGCCAAGGGCACGGTCTCCATTTCTCCGACCACGTCCTGGATCAATCCGGACGTTTGCGTGGGCTGTCGGGTCTGCGTGGGGCTGTGCGCCTACTCGGCCATCGAGTTCGACGAGCGCCGCAACGTGGCCGTCATCAACGAGGCCATGTGCAAGGGGTGCGGCTCGTGCGCCGGATACTGCCCGAGCGGAGCGGCCCAGATCAAGCACTTCAACGAGACACAGATATTCAACGAAATCGACGGGCTGCTAGGGATGGTCCCCGGCTGGCTGCCGCCCGAGGCGGGCGGGGCACAGCCGGTGGAGATTCCAGTGGAGCGGGCGGCCCGGCCCGAGGAGGCACGTCATGAGTCATGA